A region of Coccinella septempunctata chromosome 5, icCocSept1.1, whole genome shotgun sequence DNA encodes the following proteins:
- the LOC123312943 gene encoding aminoacylase-1-like, translating to MEDLNDLALRNFKQYLQIPSVHPDVDYTKCVEFLKGQGQDIGLQLEVVYVKPNKPVVILTWLGERNDLPSVLLNSHMDVVPVFEEQWKYKPFNAEVHKGKIYARGSQDMKCVGVQYLEAIRRLKLEGIVCSRTVHVCFVPDEEVGGEEGMKLFIQTEDFKNLNVGVALDESLASENEEMILFYGEKCCWQFDLYCSGSTGHGSLLLDNTPGEKAAFLLQKFYDFREQQRTLLENHDNTLEYHHQQLL from the exons ATGGAAGATCTGAATGATTTAGCTCTGAGAAATTTCAAGCAATATCTTCAAATACCTAGTGTACATCCAGATGTTGATTATACAAAATGTGTTGAGTTCTTGAAAGGTCAAGGTCAAGACATTGGTCTTCAGCTTGAGGTAGTATATGTTAAACCGAATAAACCTGTTGTGATATTAACATGGCTCGGAGAACGAAATGATTTACCAAGTGTCCTTCTAAACAGTCACATGGACGTTGTTCCCGTATTTGAAGAACAATGGAAATACAAGCCCTTCAATGCTGAAGTTCACAAAGGAAAGATTTATGCTCGTGGATCGCAAGATATGAAATGTGTAGGTGTACAATATTTGGAAGCTATTCGGAGATTAAAATTGGAGGGAATAGTTTGCTCAAGAACTGTTCATGTTTGTTTCGTCCCCGATGAAGAAGTAGGAGGTGAAGAAGGAATGAAACTGTTTATACAAACGGAAGACTTCAAAAATTTGAATGTAGGCGTTGCTTTGGATGAAAGTTTAGCGagtgaaaatgaagaaatgattttattttatggggAAAAATGTTGTTGGCAATTCGATTTATATTGCAGCGGATCAACAGGACACGGTTCTCTCCTGCTTGATAACACTCCAGGAGAAAAAGCAGCTTTTCTTCTACAAAAATTCTATGACTTTCGTGAACAACAAAGAACACTTTTGGAAAATCACGATAATACCCTAG AATATCACCATCAGCAACTCCTCTAA